Below is a genomic region from Anoplolepis gracilipes chromosome 1, ASM4749672v1, whole genome shotgun sequence.
caaaacaacacatatagttattatacgtaattaattttcgtaATTGTAAGAAGTATttgttcaagaaaaaaatatttttggttATTAccttggttttaattgatcaaAATTTGTTAGTATTTTCGAAAGCACATTACTGTGGTTTGCatgttttgcaataataaaaagataactcATCATATTTCTCTTGATTTGTGTTTCATTATATGTTTCATTATGTTTGAACATTATTGATTCTAAATATTCTTCCATAATTTCACTTGAAGCGCAagctaaaaattctaaaaatctatcattattatattttttccttaaatGTTCCTTCACATCGCGCCAATCCTCACTCTTTGCTAATATCAAACCTTTACAGTATATCCACTCTTTCCACCACGGTAAATATCTACAACATTCAAAAATCAAAGTttgattaaacatatttagcGCTTTAATATTGCATCTCGACTCAATAATTGAATATGCAAATAATGGTAAAAAACTGTAacaaggaaaattacttatttgtaTCCGACTTGTATACAATACGCATTATTTTTCCATAAGCTTCTATGTGGCAATTCCAGTCACCGAGAATACATAACCATTTAATGGCTTCTTGCCTTAAACATTTAGTAAGATCACGTTCCTCAGGATCTTcctcgtattttattttctcaagtaGATTggccaatatattttttattttctcctaaAAGTTATCCaagtcaaataattatattggttTACAGTAAGCGTGTAGCATTGGATATTCAATTTCTCAACAAGTAGATTGAAACAGAAGCAGGCTGATTGAACATTGCAAAGTCCTAACATTATATCCCTTGATCTCTTTATgtgaaaataagttaaaaaatttgaatctcTAGCTTTATACAAACAAGATTCGAGTGGAACTCTATTTTgttggaaaagaaataaatctcgTTTTATCCTCAACATTATccaaataatgtattaattttaatctcaaatttATGTGAAAGCGTCGTatgttaatgtaaaaaatttgtgtttatacgtataaaaactttttaagttACTAAAAATCGCTCGAACAAACAGAATAAATGTATCTCACGTACTGAttgaatatgatttaattcagtaaattaatttttaaaattccggtggtttttcataaacattctaaatacatatattcgtgtgtgtgtgtgtgtgtgtatgtattcttcgtattttattttcttaagtaGATTGGccaatatattctttattttctcctaAAAGTTATCCaagtcaaataattatatcggtTTACAGTAAGCGTGTAGCGTTCAATTTCTCAACAAGTAGATTGAAAGAGAAGCATGCTGATCGAACAGCCACTGCAAAGTTCTAACATTACATCCCTTTATCTCTTTATgtgaaaaacatttaaaaatttaaatatctactcTTTTCACCACGGTAAAAGTCTACAACatccaaaaataaatgtactaGCTTTGTACGAACAAGATTCGAGTAGAAAACTAATATGTTGGAAAATGAATCTCATTTTATTCTCAATATTATccaattaatgtattaattttaatgtatttatttaatttactaaaaaacgctcgaacaaacaaaataaatgtatgtgaCTTACTGAatcaatatgatttaattcagtaagttaatttttaaaattccggtgctttttcataaacattctgaatacatatattagtatgtacatatattagtatgtgtgtatgtatatatatatatatatatatatatatatatatatatatacatacactgtGCTTGACAAAAATCTGAGCATAgatggttaaaaaaaaatttttaaatgtttaaaaaacgtTCAGTCAATTTTGCAATATGGTACACTCgacttattttgtaatataattaagtgaCAATATGACATATATCTTTAACGCTCGAATTGACATATCGCTGGACCAAAAGTAAAATGGCAGACATTACTAGTGATATTTCAAGCCGATAAAActcttataatatgtaaagtatttacattaaatcgttgtatttatttcatatcacagcgttataaatttctttatatcgaaatagacacattattataaaagaaattatacatatctctCTGTTCGTTAATACGGATAGCTTTAGTAAATAACCACTACACTCAAAATACAGTTTAATTTGAACCACAGACATAGCATGCGCGAACGAGAGAGAACGTGAGGGTACAATTCAGATTTCAGTTTGTCTTTTTCTACGTTTAGCTTACTATCATTTGTCGAACGTTCACCATCTTTCTATACTTATTATACCTATAAGAAAAAGTCAGGTGAGTGTCTTTTCTTGCGAAATTGAGCCAATGCCAACAACCTTCAAAATGAGCCAATCAAGTACTCTTCTCATCTTAAAACCTGTCTCTTGCCTAAAATAGCAACTTATACTAagccttttttttacatatctttaatttgaactaatttaatatatgtatatttattatggtaTATCTCTTTTGgtttataagataaaaggAAACTACTTTGAGATAATCTAACTCTAAAATGAGATATTCTATACATATTAAGATAATCTTAAGTCCGTACTAgcaacacatatatacacatacatcttattttaatttattctctccgttctaacaatttttttatttttaattatggaatcaatttttcacaaaaaagtTGTTTGGCTTCAAAGAGAATATGAGATAATGCAATTAGTTTGATCTTGGCTTGTACATTTAAAGTCAAACTAATGTCAccatatcatatatacatattatatacacaatatacatataccttttcgagccaaacaacttttgtctttaacatctttttctacaatccaaaataaaaaaaattaaaggagaacctatatattatgatacatatgcaaatatacaaagtaaactttaatttattaatatcatctgatactcttataaaattaccgatctactttatattattatacatacgttTCATTactatacgtacatataattttaaattgaaagtttaatagaaaattactttaaatatgagaaaaataattactcaAAAATCTTATGTATGtctaacaattataatataaacctgaaataaatacttttcttaaataaaaaagattttactaTATCTTAAATAAGAGTACAGAAAAACTATTTGAATCTTTTTAgccacatatattttattttttcttggaaaatatgacataaaataatttaaaaattcttctactgtttaatactattattatttaccttAATATTTTGGATTCCTTCATCTGGAAATGGAATGATGCTCGACATGTGTTCAAAAGCTTTTATCATAGGATACCATGCTATATAATTTGTCTCATGTCCAAGATAGCTCGTCAAGTTCCAGAATACGGAAGAATTGAGTTGGCCatttatcagaaaataaaatgcatcgtCGATGATTTTAGCACGATTAAGaacatgtatttttgtatattctgtagagttcaaatattttgcaattttttgccAATTTTCAGGATCGTAATTAACGCGATAGTAtcctgtaataaataatttttatattattagattttcacataaatgattttttaaatatattaaaaaatatttaaaattatctgcaTTTTAGATGTTTGAGTAATtccaagtattaaaaaaagaaaaacaaattataataattaagaaaaacattatttagagTAGTATTTGTGGTAATATGGCATAGAATGAAACtatgtaagaaattattaatccatttatatttattttagcttaaataattatagatgcaaaattaaatttatttcacgttAATCGATAGTAAAATGCAGAAAATGCgtcatacaatattttttgaaatattatataatgttattatgtatttattcatacatttcgtattgttattaaaaaagaatatagttaacattatataatggtttaatactttaattatgtaaaaatataataaattagttaatcaatatttaccaACTTGtcgtaaattgaatattaccCAACCATTATCTTTTACAGAAACTTGGTAAGCTGGCCGGGACGACGACAAAACCATTACTCTTTCGTCGTAAAGCGGCATTCTAAGGTCCCCAAAATTTGGATTATTCTGGGAAGCATAAGTTACAAGTACCCAGAAAGCGTATTGTTTaagtatttcataattttctattgttacattatatacattttcattattcGAGAAATCTCTCGTTATTTTCAACACaggataatttatagttttcatccaatcatttattattgttgaaGGAggcattatttctttctcaaaatataatttgtttaaaatatcctGTATGGTGAGCCATAAATTTTGAAGAAGACTCTTCGATATAAACTCActatattagttaaaatttgGCATTATTGACACAGTAAAATCGGTACTGATCGTAAATTACgtatcaaaaaatatgaaagtgttattaaatttatacacttTACAGCTTAcataattgcattatttaatattttatatgctagattctataatgtataagtaaataatatattgaaatggtatgtataatacaatatatttcataatatactcacaaatttaaatattcataaaccTTCCTTTGAAACATTTCATCGGAAATTACATACTTCAGCATGCGTAATATTAAGGGTGCTACAATTCATATGATACaatgtgatttatatataaatttgtttacaagTCTTTCAactacatttttcataaatttttaaattttagtatactattatgtacatatatgtatatagtatacatatatatatatatatatatatatatatatatatatttatattcaaatatattgattgatttgattcattcaaataaatttattgatttttttacctttaacGTAAtggtaaaaagaagaaaaggcattattttcgaaaaaattggCTTCCTTTATAAGAGACTGATTGTGAGTCTCCAAACGAAGTGATTCATAGTAATCCTGaactataaataaatccaCCA
It encodes:
- the LOC140667586 gene encoding aminopeptidase N-like isoform X2, translated to MAFLRLLFYSGFIFSTIITYSINENTGNSSIAFNDYFDDIIPVHYDVKLIPYFNEDKEHEIYKYRDYKADIEENQTKGDFVFYGELSAIIDIFREITKISLNSSPLTDFFFGVLTNDLSNMYTAELQKKTVDTNVKCLFPQITECEKQNCILHFNETLSNGRYRLNAKFFTAINNTENIITSLKTIVERGESFEMSDKIRFQAIGARRLFPCWDKPTIKATFNISIKHHRKYKVFSNMPVQEEETCKHEMHETETYMKWTCFNTTPPMSTYVATVVFSSADVYKFEMIESRIIIWRRLESDHMKFAEMIATRAMITFEHKWTKLKIPKVQFVVIHNLLYDNENWGLLLNRETDIIYNENLDSVAHKIKVARLIGRKMAYQWFVDVINPFSSSELWLIDGLTTLYGIDAIDRILGYKNSEMVDLFIVQDYYESLRLETHNQSLIKEANFFENNAFSSFYHYVKAPLILRMLKYVISDEMFQRKVYEYLNFEFISKSLLQNLWLTIQDILNKLYFEKEIMPPSTIINDWMKTINYPVLKITRDFSNNENVYNVTIENYEILKQYAFWVLVTYASQNNPNFGDLRMPLYDERVMVLSSSRPAYQVSVKDNGWVIFNLRQVGYYRVNYDPENWQKIAKYLNSTEYTKIHVLNRAKIIDDAFYFLINGQLNSSVFWNLTSYLGHETNYIAWYPMIKAFEHMSSIIPFPDEGIQNIKEKIKNILANLLEKIKYEEDPEERDLTKCLRQEAIKWLCILGDWNCHIEAYGKIMRIVYKSDTNKYLPWWKEWIYCKGLILAKSEDWRDVKEHLRKKYNNDRFLEFLACASSEIMEEYLESIMFKHNETYNETQIKRNMMSYLFIIAKHANHSNVLSKILTNFDQLKPRGVNGVAIFIVIINHVYAEKQLIQAFVKSTFFIKNSAFL